A single region of the Tachyglossus aculeatus isolate mTacAcu1 chromosome X1, mTacAcu1.pri, whole genome shotgun sequence genome encodes:
- the LOC119950341 gene encoding uncharacterized protein LOC119950341 — protein sequence MEFQESEFEIEYLVGQTAGTTSEEPSGSYAPLEDQAWLVLRIWVEGARDLEGNSKPDEAKGIAIQALAEGLHDLWRRLEGNDFWIETISSYNLAEVDRNWMKERVRLSRGWGYIVNKRWKMDPNGPKIRDPHVLRSALQTLVESIHDLWYQLGQREDSKDPRPWDFIVETGSFVDEFPDILMNGEGEMEEDSEDSGEEGDEEWWEQGADTDVHDICGPGVEDSDIDTDEESIPEDGAVMHYSHFKAFALWKNPKYMTVKSLKGMAGAMWDFEPLNGILREIVPPVWEDTSETWARDSLEAGQKQVTPFRSFPKHKLYPLLVESSEEEVMTIHILEDRGDFRPGMSPSDAPLWPVKKSCGPWSSRIDSWALSEVTARLIPMVTTYQGSVDEVPGNVPWFPGPSTDNWFLSRPFNPFSQPKITFSWGKQQYGWTRLPWGFLHNIAIFNSAVQGVFKDLYPRVAPDEKELLCWGVSEEKTQRVTSIIIQRLTCVGLKLDARKALLVQREGSFLGLKVGARKWKLGPISLIIMDPNLASCNLPAIGPTV from the coding sequence ATGGAATTtcaggagtcggaatttgaaatTGAGTACCTCGTGGGGCAAACTGCTGGCACCACCTCAGAGGAGCCATCAGGATCTTATGCTCCCCTGGAGGATCAGGCATGGTTGGTGCTCAGGATTTGGGTGGAGGGTGCACGTGACCTAGAGGGGAACAGCAAGCCGGATGAGGCTAAAGGAATCGCCATACAGGCTTTGGCAGAGGGCCTACATGATTTGTGGCGTAGACTGGAAGGCAATGACTTTTGGATAGAAACCATTTCATCTTATAATTTAGCTGAAGTGGATAGGAACTGGATGAAGGAGAGGGTGAGACTCAGCAGAGGATGGGGCTACATAGTAAATAAGAGATGGAAAATGGACCCCAATGGCCCCAAGATCCGGGACCCACATGTATTGCGGTCTGCCTTACAGACACTAGTTGAGAGCATTCACGATCTGTGGTATCAACTGGGTCAGAGAGAAGATTCCAAGGATCCCCGTCCTTGGGACTTTATCGTAGAAACTGGATCATTTGTTGATGAGTTCCCAGATATCCTgatgaatggggaaggggagatggaggaagacagtgaagacagtggagaggaaggagatgaagaaTGGTGGGAACAGGGAGCGGACACCGATGTTCACGACATTTGTGGTCCAGGGGTGGAAGATTCTGACATTGACACAGATGAGGAATCAATCCCAGAAGATGGGGCAGTCATGCATTATTCCCACTTCAAGGCATTCGCCCTCTGGAAGAATCCCAAGTATATGACCGTTAAGTCACTTAAGGGCATGGCAGGGGCAATGTGGGATTTTGAGCCACTGAATGGTATCCTGCGGGAAATTGTCCCACCTGTGTGGGAAGATACCTCTGAAACCTGGGCCCGTGATAGCCTGGAGGCTGGCCAGAAGCAGGTGACCCCCTTCCGTTCCTTCCCTAAGCATAAACTGTACCCCCTTCTGGTGGAGAGTAGTGAGGAAGAGGTTATGACCATACACATCCTGGAGGATCGAGGTGATTTCAGGCCAGGGATGTCGCCCTCTGATGCTCCACTGTGGCCAGTGAAGAAGTCATGTGGCCCATGGAGCTCGAGGATCGACTCCTGGGCCTTGAGTGAGGTGACAGCTCGATTGATTCCAATGGTAACCACCTATCAAGGGTCGGTGGATGAGGTCCCAGGGAATGTGCCCTGGTTCCCGGGACCGAGCACTGACAATTGGTTTTTGAGCAGACCGTTCAACCCCTTCAGCCAACCTAAGATAACTTTTTCGTGGGGGAAGCAGCAATACGGCTGGACTAGGCTGCCTTGGGGATTTCTTCATAACATAGCCATTTTTAATTCAGCAGTGCAGGGTGTTTTCAAAGACCTCTACCCCAGGGTGGCCCCAGATGAGAAAGAGCTCCTCTGTTGGGGGGTTTCTGAGGAGAAGACACAGAGGGTGACCAGTATTATCATCCAGAGATTGACCTGTGTGGGCCTCAAGCTTGATGCACGCAAGGCTCTGTTGGTCCAGAGAGAAGGGTCCTTTTTAGGCCTCAAGGTTGGGGCTCGTAAGTGGAAGCTGGGCCCTATCAGTCTGATCATAATGGATCCAAACCTTGCCTCCTGCAACCTACCTGCAATCGGTCCAACCGTGTAG
- the LOC119950340 gene encoding uncharacterized protein LOC119950340 yields MEPQEQEFEMEYCVGQTVDSCSVINLRPDDPPKVKTWVVVKVWVKGTRDLEGNSKQDKAKAAALQALAEGLHDLWRTLDDKDFVVETITSYILAEEDMDFIGKRWGDSRGWGYKISKQWVADPSGPRIRDPNVLQSALQGLVDNMQDLWNRLDEKEKFKEPSPRDIIVESRSFSNLVPGDLMKWKEEKVGASRVGEEGETREWRVRSNSHRIRGLKMALVPFQALEVDTQDWCHILAENGQNPWNSVLEMGLFHSVSRADPMKRTGERVRANRGGGDRVTREQTVDTNAHSICNPEMQQLAIDTAERLSLGNRPVVKDSPLKPCFPPKISKYMAIKSLEGVAGGMLKFEPLMGITKGIVPSGWEDTSEAWARDNLDVGQMQVTPIIIEGAFPPKLKQFPLPLESIEEMTKTIYILKNRGYIKPNISPSSAPLCPVKKPDGTWSLNIDYRALNRVTARLSLVETTYQDLVDKIPGNVIWFSVLSINNWFLSIPLDPVSQPKTAFTWGKQQYCWTRLPPGFLNNVAIFHQAVRDVLAELYPMVAQDKNELLCWGISEEETRKLTRLIIQRLRDVGLKLDGHKVQLVQREVSFLGIRVGPCRWRLGPINV; encoded by the coding sequence ATGGAACCTCAGGAGCAGGAGTTCGAAATGGAGTACTGTGTGGGGCAAACTGTTGACAGCTGTTCAGTGATCAACTTAAGGCCGGATGATCCTCCGAAGGTTAAGACATGGGTAGTGGTTAAGGTGTGGGTGAAGGGTACCCGTGACCTAGAGGGTAACAGCAAGCAGGATAAGGCCAAAGCAGCTGCCCTACAGGCTTTGGCAGAGGGCCTGCATGATTTGTGGCGCACACTGGATGACAAGGACTTTGTGGTAGAAACCATTACATCATACATTTTGGCTGAAGAGGATATGGATTTCATAGgcaagaggtggggagacagtagGGGGTGGGGATATAAAATAAGTAAGCAGTGGGTAGCAGACCCCAGTGGTCCCAGGATTCGTGACCCAAACGTATTACAATCTGCCTTACAGGGTTTGGTAGACAACATGCAAGATTTGTGGAATAGACTGGATGAAAAAGAGAAATTCAAGGAGCCAAGTCCTAGGGACATTATAGTTGAAAGCAGATCATTTTCCAATTTGGTCCCAGGTGACCTAatgaaatggaaagaggagaaggtaGGAGCCAGCagagtgggggaagaaggagaaactaGAGAGTGGAGAGTGAGGAGCAATTCCCACAGGATTAGAGGCCTAAAAATGGCTCTAGTTCCCTTTCAGGCTTTAGAAGTGGACACTCAGGATTGGTGCCATATACTGGCTGAAAATGGGCAAAATCCTTGGAATTCTGTATTAGAAATGGGATTATTTCACAGTGTCAGTAGAGCTGACCCAATGAAACGGACAGGGGAGAGGGTAAGAGCCAACAGAGGTGGGGGAGATAGAGTTACGAGGGAGCAGACAGTGGACACCAATGCTCACAGTATTTGTAACCCAGAGATGCAACAACTTGCCATTGACACAGCGGAGAGACTAAGCCTAGGAAATAGGCCAGTTGTAAAAGATTCCCCTTTGAAGCCATGCTTCCCACCGAAAATTTCCAAATACATGGCTATTAAGTCGTTGGAGGGTGTGGCAGGGGGAATGTTGAAATTTGAGCCACTAATGGGTATCACCAAGGGAATTGTCCCATCAGGGTGGGAAGACACCTCCGAAGCCTGGGCCCGTGATAACCTGGATGTTGGCCAGATGCAGGTGACCCCCATCATTATAGAAGGGGCGTTTCCTCCTAAACTTAAACAGTTCCCCCTCCCTTTGGAGAGTATTGAGGAAATGACTAAGACGATATACATCTTGAAGAATCGAGGATACATAAAGCCAAATATTTCACCATCTAGTGCTCCACTGTGTCCAGTAAAGAAGCCTGATGGCACGTGGAGTCTCAATATTGATTATAGGGCCTTGAATAGAGTGACGGCTCGATTGAGTCTAGTAGAAACCACCTATCAAGATTTAGTGGATAAGATCCCAGGGAATGTGATCTGGTTCTCTGTACTGAGCATTAACAATTGGTTTTTGAGTATACCGCTCGACCCTGTGAGCCAGCCTAAAACAGCTTTTACTTGGGGGAAGCAGCAATACTGCTGGACTCGGCTGCCTCCAGGGTTTCTTAACAATGTGGCCATTTTTCATCAAGCAGTGCGGGATGTTCTCGCAGAGCTCTACCCCATGGTGGCCCAAGATAAGAATGAGCTCCTCTGCTGGGGGATTTCAGAGGAGGAGACCCGAAAGTTGACCAGGCTCATTATCCAGAGATTGAGAGATGTGGGCCTCAAGCTTGATGGACATAAAGTTCAGTTGGTTCAAAGAGAAGTGTCCTTTTTAGGAATCAGGGTTGGGCCTTGTAGATGGAGGCTGGGCCCTATCAATGTTTAA